In Lutra lutra chromosome 6, mLutLut1.2, whole genome shotgun sequence, the following are encoded in one genomic region:
- the SMIM28 gene encoding small integral membrane protein 28, whose amino-acid sequence MRGLMASSWRKFGHAGRGTYEWLTSEPSLPLLETQLQGTQKISSTKDDVEPFLCILLPATILLFLAFLLLFLYRHCKAPRPQGQVFSTDPPAHPTAEEATDFLPGFPGRGEQDFPYSPVPREAALLSTGLPPSYEEATRNRQGTEVPEAEAGPPCKERSPSREKQIGRAAGNSLEHSSQSLPEPAGPGERWGGLWT is encoded by the exons ATGCGGGGATTGATGGCCAGCAGCTGGAGGAAGTTTGGCCACGCCGGCAGGGGGACATATGAGTGGTTAACGAGTGAACCAAGCCTACCTCTTCTGGAAACCCAGCTGCAG GGCACCCAGAAGATAAGCTCCACCAAAGACGACGTGGAGCCCTTCCTGTGCATCCTTCTTCCAGCGACCATCCTGCTCTTCTTGGCCTTTCTGCTGCTTTTCCTGTACCGTCACTGCAAGGCTCCCCGACCCCAGGGGCAGGTTTTCAGCACCGACCCCCCAGCTCACCCCACCGCAGAGGAGGCCACCGACTTCCTGCCGGGCTTCCCCGGGAGAGGCGAGCAGGACTTCCCGTACTCCCCGGTGCCCCGGGAGGCGGCCCTCCTCTCCACGGGCCTGCCTCCCTCCTATGAGGAGGCCACCAGGAATCGCCAGGGGACGGAGGTTCCGGAGGCCGAGGCGGGCCCCCCCTGTAAAGAGCGCTCCCCCAGCCGGGAGAAGCAGATAGGAAGGGCAGCTGGGAACAGTCTAGAGCACAGCTCGCAGTCCCTCCCGGAGCCAGCCGGGCCAGGCGAGCGGTGGGGAGGCCTCTGGACCTAA